The Microcystis aeruginosa NIES-843 sequence TACTGAAGAATCCTCTTTTGAAGAAATTCAAGAGGCCAAACAAAGACTGGTGCAACAGTATCAAAATGATAGCAAAATTGTCGAATTGATCGAGTCGGCCTACGATTCCGTCCTCATGGATCGACTGCGGATGCGACAGGAGGGTAGAATTAAAGTTCCCGATCGCATTCGTTTTCCTGAACGTCTGACGATTCCGGTGGAAAGTAAACCAGTTACTAGCAGCAAATCTCCTCACTGGTGGCAAAGCTTAATCGATACACCTTCTGCACGGGATATCGGTGTACCAGCAGTGATTTACGCTTGTTTAGGAGCAATAACGCTGTTAGTTCCCGATCCCAGTGGCTCCCTCTTACCGCTGCTCTTAGCTTTTGGCGTTTTCGTTAATATCTATTTTTTCAACCGCAAGGAAAAACGTTTTGGCCGCGCCTTACTATTCACTCTCGCTGGTTTAGTGCTAGGAGTCGCTCTGGGAGCGGGATTAGCCAGTTTAGCGGCCAAGGCTGATTTGCATATCTTCGGCGATCGCCAAATTTATGCGCTCGTCACTTTTCTGATCTTTTGGGTGATTAGTAGTTTTTTCCGTTAACCAATCGCTCGTAGGGAGCCTAAGATCACGTCCACTGCTTCCCCAAGGTTATTGACGATATAATCAGGCTCGTAGCTCTCTAAACGGGAACGGCTGCGAATCCCCGATAATACGCCAATAACCTTAATATTTTGGCTTTTAGCGGCGGCAATATCCGCTTCCGTATCCCCCACCATCCAAGTATCGGCAGCCGCCGGCAGTTCTTTAGCGGCCTTAGCCATAAGCAGGGTTTTGTCGCGCACGTCGTTGGTTTTGGTGTAATTGTTATTTAGACAATAACGACGATTAGCGGCGAAAAAACGACCGATATCGTGGCGATTAAAGGCATGATCTAGCTCGGATACCCGCCGCATCGTCATCACGACTAAATCGATCTTTAACTCTTGGATTTTCTGGAGAGTTTCCAAAGAACCAACCACCGGGCGATCGTGGACAAGATAGGGTAAAGTATGGACAGTTTGACGACGAAGATGGGCAAATTTACGCGCTTGATCTTCATCTAATCCTGACATTTCCCCGATACGCTTCTCAGAAACCTGATCCCGTTTTAACTGCCAGAATTCCGCTTTCGATAATTCCCCGATAATTTGACCTTTATAGGCGGTTTTCTGTAAACAGTCTTGATAAACTTGGTAATATCGCTCCGATACGTCCATTATCGGGCCGTCAAAGTCGCTAATTAGTCTCAACATCGTTCTAATACTTCTCGCTTTATTAATTTTTATATACAAGTTACCCTAGAGTCTTGACAATGACAAGAGTTTTGTCGGGAAAAAGATTAGGGACCAGGGAAGTGGGGTGTGGGAAGTGGGGTGTGGGGAAGTGGGGAGGTGGGGAAGTGGGGAAGTGGGGAGGTGGGGAAGTGGGGGAATTTCAACTAAAACCCTAAAACCCTAAAACCCCAACCCCTCACTGATTACTGATGCTTCCCCTTCCCTAGTCTGGACGGTTAGCTTAAAATAAATGTAAGGATATGTAAACTTTCGTAACTATCTCGCCAATTGGCTAACCA is a genomic window containing:
- a CDS encoding CPP1-like family protein, with translation MSEQNPYEQLGVTEESSFEEIQEAKQRLVQQYQNDSKIVELIESAYDSVLMDRLRMRQEGRIKVPDRIRFPERLTIPVESKPVTSSKSPHWWQSLIDTPSARDIGVPAVIYACLGAITLLVPDPSGSLLPLLLAFGVFVNIYFFNRKEKRFGRALLFTLAGLVLGVALGAGLASLAAKADLHIFGDRQIYALVTFLIFWVISSFFR
- a CDS encoding HAD family hydrolase, with the translated sequence MLRLISDFDGPIMDVSERYYQVYQDCLQKTAYKGQIIGELSKAEFWQLKRDQVSEKRIGEMSGLDEDQARKFAHLRRQTVHTLPYLVHDRPVVGSLETLQKIQELKIDLVVMTMRRVSELDHAFNRHDIGRFFAANRRYCLNNNYTKTNDVRDKTLLMAKAAKELPAAADTWMVGDTEADIAAAKSQNIKVIGVLSGIRSRSRLESYEPDYIVNNLGEAVDVILGSLRAIG